A genomic stretch from Microplitis mediator isolate UGA2020A chromosome 10, iyMicMedi2.1, whole genome shotgun sequence includes:
- the LOC130675999 gene encoding ubiquitin carboxyl-terminal hydrolase 10, whose translation MGSNMEFQNKVHYEFIDLSDLDDNMKSQIENILQSDVGPDTLMLPWCCKGKNYDLYSFFPKKVVDPIHRYENGLTKAFTNLEVTGKTGIVTTPAPVSSCPAEPFRFIQNQNRSLITNSSVHHNNDVNVSDSYPTRSSITSITPMTSCTNKVMSFSSAKREDKNGRQLDSNCNNDSKLSCQPSVLHKPHTVVTQEYSASKHSMYIRSPQSINQLNSHPRNNPSTESGYLTNSFERTGQNQRLLKNHQSTNDRCASLPSYSQSPNINHDVPRNIYTTINNTDLAESSVPINDSAQEHNQISSPEIAKRCEDMKNGNSGHNSIPGTQTIDGEVELPSNCSVLPRPLPPRLSFASILKNKSTEKESNTTKQDVPGHQSSSLLEEELSYDVDNKSPAVIKRYVNNLDTYQIGEFLNNYQIDKQTISLIPRGLTNRSIYCYINSILQALLACPLFYNLLRALSCSRSSLKSSCTPVMDNMIRFINEFSPVSEDARLQRKDLRAQKNNEATANDIRMGIAFEPSYVYTMFKNSSSARGFSIDGRQEDAEEFLSYLLNSISEEMLELMKQTRSDSTTILSAEEPNANCENGSNEWKVMGPRNKGSVTRCTTLGRTPLSDIFRGQLRSRVYRQGQESTDNVQPFFTLQLDIEKAQSVQNALDILVCKDRVEGMLCSKTKKQITAWKQVTLEELPAILILHLKWFDYKLEGCSKIIKNVTYSIDLKIDNNLLSPNVAKKLTPKQRQYKLFAVTYHDGKEATKGHYITDAYHVGYGTWVRYDDSSVRSIFEVDVLNPKIPRVPYLLYYRRCDTIGNNQRIY comes from the exons ATGGGTAGTAATAtggaatttcaaaataaa GTCCATTATGAATTCATAGATTTATCTGACCTTGATGACAACATGAAAAGTCAAATTGAAAACATACTTCAATCTGACGTAGGTCCAGATACTTTAATGCTACCATGGTGTTGTAAAGGAAAAAACTACGACTTATACtcattttttccaaaaaaagtaGTCGATCCGATCCACCGTTATGAAAATG gtctGACGAAGGCATTCACAAATTTAGAAGTCACAGGGAAAACTGGGATCGTAACAACACCAGCTCCTGTTTCTTCTTGTCCTGCTGAACCATTTCGGTTCATCCAGAATCAAAACCGTTCCTTAATAACTAATAGTAGTGTGCATCATAATAATGATGTCAACGTTTCTGATTCTTATCCCACTAGGTCGAGTATCACTTCCATTACTCCGATGACTTCTTGTACAAATAAGGTCATGTCTTTCTCGTCAGCCAAGCGAGAGGATAAAAATGGCCGACAACTCGATAGTAATTGTAATAATGACAGTAAG cTTTCCTGCCAGCCAAGTGTTCTTCATAAGCCGCACACTGTCGTGACGCAAGAATATTCAGCATCAAAACATTCTATGTATATACGTTCGCCACAATCCATCAATCAGCTCAATAGTCACCCTCGTAATAATCCTAGCACTGAATCAGGCTATTTAACAAATTCGTTTGAGCGCACAGGGCAAAATCAACGattgttaaaaaatcatcagTCCACAAATGATCGCTGTGCTTCTCTTCCGTCGTATTCTCAATCACCGAACATCAATCATGATGTTCCTAGGAATATTTATACAACAATAAACAATACTG ATCTTGCAGAATCTTCAGTCCCGATCAATGATTCTGCGCAAGAACACAATCAAATTTCATCTCCGGAAATCGCTAAAAGATGTGAGGATATGAAAAATGGAAATTCTGGGCATAATTCGATACCAGGAACACAAACAATCGATGGAGAAGTTGAGCTTCCGTCGAATTGTTCTGTCTTACCTCGCCCATTACCACCGCGTCTTTCCTTCgctagtattttaaaaaataaaagcacaGAGAAAG AATCAAACACAACAAAACAGGATGTACCTGGGCATCAAAGTAGTTCGTTACTTGAAGAAGAGCTGTCGTATGACGTGGATAATAAATCACCAGCTGTGATTAAGAGATATGTTAATAATCTAGATACTTATCAAATAGGGG aattcttaaataattatcaaatagaCAAGCAAACTATTAGCTTAATACCACGAGGATTGACGAATCGCAGTATTTATTGTTACATTAATAGCATATTACAAGCTCTTCTTGCGTGTCCTTTATTCTATAATCTTCTCAGAGCTTTGTCTTGTTCAAGAAGTTCACTCAAAAGTTCATGTACTCCAGTTATGGATAACAT gATAAGATTTATAAACGAATTTTCTCCAGTTTCGGAAGATGCAAGGTTACAACGAAAAGATTTGAGGGcgcaaaaaaacaatgaagcCACTGCCAATGATATTCGAATGGGAATCGCTTTTGAGCCTTCTTACGTGTACACGATGTTCAAAAACTCATCATCGGCTCGAGGATTCTCCATTGATGGTCGACAGGAAGATGCAGAagagtttttatcatatcttcTTAATAGCATTAGCGAAGAAATGCttgaa ctGATGAAACAAACAAGAAGTGATTCAACTACTATTCTCTCTGCCGAAGAACCAAATGCGAACTGCGAAAACGGAAGTAACGAATGGAAA gtCATGGGCCCAAGAAATAAGGGATCAGTAACCAGATGTACTACACTTGGTCGAACTCCTTTATCAGACATATTTCGAGGACAACTTCGTTCTAGAGTTTACCGCCAAGGACAAGAAAGTACTGATAACGTTCAACCATTTTTTACACTGCAGCTTGATATAGAA aaagcTCAGTCAGTTCAGAATGCCCTCGATATTCTAGTTTGTAAGGACCGAGTCGAAGGAATGTTGTGTAGTAAAACTAAGAAACAAATAACAGCATGGAAACAAGTTACTCTCGAAGAACTTCCTGCTATACTTATATTACATCTTAAATGGTTCGATTATAAACTCGAAGGCTGTtcgaaaataatcaaaaacgTCACGTATTCCATTGATTTGAAAATCGATAACA ATTTATTGTCTCCGAATGTTGCCAAGAAATTAACTCCAAAGCAGAGacagtataaattatttgctgTAACTTATCATGATGGTAAAGAAGCAACTAAGGGTCATTATATAACGGACGCTTACCATGTGGGTTATGGGACCTGGGTAAGATATGATGACAGTTCTGTGAGAAGTATTTTTGAAGTGGACGTATTGAACCCCAAGATTCCTCGAGTgccatatttattatattatcgaCGATGTGATACTATTGGAAATAATCAGCGAATCTATTAG